The window AGCTGACCCCGGCCTCCTTCTCCAGGACCTCCCGAGGGCCTCCTTGTGAGCTCGTCCCCTCTCCCAGCTCTGCGCCTCTCTGAGGGCCCGTTATCTCCTGGGAAGATCACATGGGAGTGGGAAGGCCCTCAGCAGGACACAAAGACCGCTGACTGAATCCAAGAAAGTGTCATCGTGCCCCAAACGCACCAGGGGGAGTGGGGTCATTCAGTCCTGCCCCTCTGAGGCTCCCCTCAATTAATCCATTGCCAAGCTTTTATCTGCCACCTTCTCCCTGCCAGGTGCTGGGGTTTGGGGTACAGAGGCAAAAGTGAGATGGGCTTTGCCATGAAGCTGTCGGATGAAGGATCGACAAGGTCTGGGCAGGAGGGGGTCCTCGGCTCCCCTTGGCCCAACTCAAGGAAGCAGCAAACTGGGGACAAAACCCGGGCAGATGGGAGCGATTGCTGACTGCTTCCCCGGGAGGATCTCCAAGTCCCTGTCCACAGGAGTTAGAGTGGGAATGGCCCCTAAACATTGTTTAAtccatctccccttccccctgttttaggtaagaaaactgaggcacagggattGGCGGTGGTGGCTTGTTCACTCAGGTGGTGAACGAGCCCAACACTCGATTCCAAATCGAGCCTGGGTCACTGCCCGCTGTACAGGGCCCCGGCTCCCCAGCCACTGGTCCCAGCTGCCCCCACCCAAGCAGCCTCACTTGCGACCCCCAGCTGGGGAGAGAAGGGCTACAGACGGAGAGCCAGGAGCCACGAGAGGCCATCAGCTGGAAAGACTTTATTCCTTCCTGTCGTAGTTACAAGAAATGCACAGGTTCTGGGCCAGAGGAGCCTCCTCTGGGACCAGGGAGAAGGACCCTGGGGCTGGGAAGCTCAGAAGTGCAGCTGCAGCAGGTAGCGCAGCCGGCACTGGCTCTCCTTGTAGATCAGGTATTCGCTCTGGAAGAACGAGGACCCTCTGAAGTCAGGCATGGGCACAGGCGGGCCCTGGGGCACCATCACCTTGTGCCCTTCCAGCTCCAGAGCCACGTCCTGGCTGGGGTCTGCGGGGGCAAGGCCAGGGAGTCATCCCCACCTGTGGGCCGGGCAGCCCAGCCCTGGTTGTACCTGCCCCGGGCCTGCCCTCCCGCTGCCCTGAGCTCTCCTCAgccagaggcttggagagacacaGATGGAATCTAGAACCCGGGAACGCCGACCGTCCAGGCTGGGAGGGCCCAAAGGACCGGCCAaccaaatggggaaactgaggctcagggggCAGGGAGAGGAGATGGGGCTTCCCTCACCCCGGGGCCCCTGCCCGGCTCCCGGGCCTCTTAACAAAGCCCTCAGCAAAGCTCCCCCAGCCCCTCCGCCGCCTTCCCTCCCTTTGTCTCCATCACACCTCCCTCATTTTTGACCTCATGAGAAGTCATTTCAGCTACgataaaatagatgaaaagaagaataaaacagtCAAATGCAGCATCATTGCAGCgacccctcccccctccctgagAGGAAGCTAGAGCTGTCCTTCCTGGGGAGGGCGCTGGGGTGGGGGTCTGCGGGGGAGGAGAGTGCACGCCCCCCCCAGCAGGGATTCTGCTCCCTGTTTTTCTGTTAGTGGGCGAGGGGAGGGTGTACATCGGGGAGGCCCCTGCCATACAATCCGATGGAGCCAATCCGGAGGGCTGGCTCAGTGGGCGCCTCTCTGAGCCTGCCAGCTGCCCCCCGGGCTGATCTCCAGGGGAGGGCCGGCCCCAAGGGAGCCCCCCTCGGGAAGTTCAGATTTTCTAAGAGAGATTTGTATCAGTGCTTTtaccaagaaacaaaaaagaagttactGGTCCTCCCCAAGCCTCAGGATTTCTGTGACATTCTGGGCCGGCTCCAGGCCCCTCTAGCTCTGGGCCCCAGCCCGGGGGACTCACCGGGCTCCGTTTGGCCCTGGGCGATGACGCTGTGGAAGCCCGGGGGCGGCTGCCGGAGGCTGCAGTCGTCCTGCGTGATGCGGTACTCCAGGCCCAGGGCCACCTCGCTCAGGAACATGAGGCTGATTTTCTGAGAGGTGCAGCCCACTGCGGGACAGGGATGGGTCAGGGCACGTGGGTGAGGGGTGGGGGACGAGCGGGGATGGGGGGAAGTGCCAGAGCAGTCAGGCCGTCCTCACCCCTGTGGGGGCCTGTCCTCACCCCCGTGGGGCCCTGCAGGGGCTCCCACGGAGAGGGCCAGGCTGGGAGGGGCGTCCTGGCCCCGTGGGGCCTGACAGGGCCCGGAGCAAGGGCTGGGTCGGGAAGCTCGGGGGGCCCTGTCCGTCCCTTGCCCCACcagttttcctcttcctctcccacaGAGAACACTCacagctgggggagggggctgaGAGCCAGGCTGGCCGTTCACTCATTCAGCCAGTGACCGTCAATGACCCACAAGGCCCTGGGTTTCCCAGGGAAGCAGAGGTCAGAAAAGGTGCCGGCCCTGCTTTCTCAAGGTCACTGAGGGAAAGACGCACGTGCAGAAATGGCCTCGCGCCTCAGGAGACCCGCCCTTCCGGGCTGGGCAGTGCCATGGGAGGGAAGGACCCCCGGGCCCATCTGGCACCAAGCGGGCCCACGCCCGGCCCCTGCTCCGACCTTGCCGGCTGGGGGGCCCGACCTCTGAGCCTCACAGAGCAGGGCAGGGGAGGAGCCCCGCAGGGCTCCCAGAGCCCTCTGAAAGCTGGCCTGTCCCAGGACTGACAGTGGCTGTTCCGGGTCCGGGACGGGGCCTCGGTCCCAGGGTCCTGCCGCGGGGCGGGCCATGCCAAGAGAGGATTTGCCATTGGCTCCCCTCGGCAGAAGGGTGGTGGCCCATGGGGATGGAACGGGGCATACTCTATCCGACCGATGGGCCTAAGGGCAGCTCTGGTTCTTGTCTGAGCTGCTTTGTCAGGAGGAGGGTGCGAGTCTAATGGGAGTCGAGGCAGAAGTCGTTGGCAAGTGATAGGGATGCTTTAAAGTGTCAAGGAGAAGTTGGTGGAAGAAACAGTAGAACAGGGGGTAGCAGGTGGCAGAGGGCCTCGGGTGCCGGGCTAACAAGCCTGGGAGTCACAGACGGGGCTGCAGCAGCAGGACAGAGCCTCTCGTCTGAGGGGGCCTGTCCTGGGCGCAGCCCAAAGGGCgacttggggtgggggggagaagatGGGAATGGCCGTGGGGGCCGGGCTGGCAGAGGGGGCTGGTAGGGCAGGCAGGAGCCAGCACTCAGGGGCCAAGGGGCCCCGACTCCCCACAGGCGCCAAAAACTGGCTACAGCTGAGCCAGTCAGGAggtgaggggggggggagaacaagAGGCCGGTTCTGGAGGGGGGGGGGCTCCTGGCAGGGCCTCTGGGGGGGCCGGGGCAGAGCCCCCTTACCGTAACAAGCAGACTTGCTGTTCTCAGAAGCGAAGTAGATGCCCTGGCCCACGCGCCCGCCCGAGTGGGGCATGATCCGGAGGCCGCTCTTGAGGATGGCGGCCACCACAGCCACATTGGTGCCGTGCCACAGCAGGCGCCGGTTCTCCAGGTCCGTGTGGGCCCGGAACCGCTCCCCCTAGAACACAGGTTGGCCAAGGGCTCAGCCCGAGGCTGGGGGCCTCAGCCAGAGTGGGCACCCGGGGTCTGAGGCCTGAAAGGCCCTGGGCCCTCACCGCCTCCCCCCAAGGTGCAGGCCACTGTCCCTCCCTGGGCCTGCTTCCTTATCTGCGAAATGGCGGCCATGAGCACGCTGCCTTGGAGAGTCCCTTCCGGCTCTGCAGTCCAAGGTCCCGTGTGAACGGGCTGTGGACCAGGAGCTGAAGTGTTTGGCAGAGCTTCAAAGAAATGAGGCAACCTATTTCCCAGGTCTCCTCCAGCTGTCCTCTCCCAGGGAGGTGGGGCTGAGAGAAGGCCGCACTGGGCCTGATTCCCCTCACCTCTCCCTCTCGATTTATTTTCCAGACATGGAGGAGGCGGAGATGAGGCCATCCTGTCTTCTTCAGGTAGATTTCAATCAGCTGGGGAGAGAAGCGGAGAAAGCTGAGGCTGCCAGAAgcggggaaggaggagggagagctgAGGGTCTGCAGGGTGGGGGGTGGGCTGGCAGAAAGACCCCGCCTCAAGCCGGGCTCCCGCATCCAAGGACTTTACAAACCCCACAGGCAGCCTCCTCTTGCCCACCCGGGAGGCCCAGAGGGATGGCACATACTGGGGTGAGTCGGGAGAAGGCCAGAACCCGGCTCTTCTAATCCCCAGCCAAGACCTCTTGCACTGTCCAAGACTTAGCATTTTGGGCAGAATGGAGAGAGAACGGAGAACTGCAGGGTCCGGGGACACTCCCCCTCCCGTATCTCCTTttggcctgggggggggggggaggctggtTTCCCAGCTCCCTCTGCTCTGGGCTGCACCCACACCTTGTACTCATGAGTGTCTGTCTCCAGGAGCTGCAGCTGGCATCTCAGGAGCCCATAATCCCGGTCCAGTGGGTGGGGCACTTCTTCCACCTTTATcttctgttcctcctcctcctgtccaGCCTTCAGGGCCTGGGCCAGCTCAATGTCAGCCAGGACCTGGGAGGAAGTATAGCTTGCCAGCCAGGGCCCATGTTCTGCCACCCTCTCCTGCCATCCTCTCTGCCTGAGAACAGTTTCTGActatatttctctccatctctcatttGTCTATCTCTGGTTGTTGCTTATGTGTCTATTCTACTTTTCTTCTCATGTCTGTCTCCTACAACCTGTCCGTCCCCCCATATTTCTACCTGTCTTCCCATCCATCTGTCCCCTTATCTCTCAATCCCTGTCCATTTGCCTCCCCCACCTCCACCTCTCTCCcctttgtctgtctgtcccttatatgctttttccatctttttccatCTGTCTCCATTCCCATCCATCCGTCTCCAATCCTGTCCATCTGTCCCATGGCTTCCGTCTGTCCTTCCCCTAAGCCATCCATCTGATTCTCACCAACAACATGTCCTTCTTGGCCTGAAGGATCTCCTGCGAGTTGATGGGCGGGGGCCGGGTTCTGCCAAAGTTATGGGGGATGATTGTGTAGAAGCAGGAGGATAGTTCCTCCAGCTCTTTTGCATCTGCGCTCTTCTGTAGGGCAGCCTCTAGGGCCTCCAAGGCCTCAAAGCCCTTGGCAATCTGTTGCTTGCTCAGCGTTCCCAAGGGCATCTTCTTAACATCTATTTAACAGGGAGGGGTAGGAGAAGGAGCAGGATAAAGCACAGGCCCGGAGGTAGAGCTGTCTCTAGACTCTTTCCCCCTTAATTATCCCTTCCCCAAGCTTCTCCTTCCCTGTTCTTACCAAGGTTCATGGTCTTCATTGCATCATTGAACATATCATGGCTGAAAATGAGGGACACCAGTTCCTGGGTGGCTGAATCTAGGGTACAGGGCTTGACCTTCTGCCGAATAGCCTGAACCCCGTCCACTCTGTCCACCTGGGGAGGAGAAGAACCCAGCTACTGGGGGGGTAGTGCCGGGGGCAGCAGCTAGAGCCTCCCTTTGTAGGACAACACAGGATCACTGAAGGGTGACTCACATAGCTGCAACAGCCTCATTTCTCTATtgccttaaggtttacaaagtctTTTCTGGACAACAGCTATGGGAGACAGAGTGTTCTAAgactactattttttaaaagaggaagaaactgaacaCCCTGCCCATAACCCCAGAGCTAGAAGGTGTTCTGAGTCCTTCTGCTGCTTGGTCTCTCCTCATTTCtaaggaggaggtggggggaaggggaggtacCCATGGTCTACCGTCTGGGACATAAGGTCCAAGCTGCACAACCAGCATCCAAGGCTTTCCATTCTTGGCTCCCACTAACTTCTCTAGAGCCTTCCCCAATCTCCTTGTTAAAGAAAGAAGGTACAAGGAGCCTTTTCTACTTCACTTAAAAATTACAGAGCCCTTTACTTCCAGCAGTCCTGGTCAGGGGCAGCATTGTCTCTCGAAGCTGAGCCTAGAACCGGCTCTGGAAAAGCTTCTTCAGTCCCTGATGTGCCTGGGTCCAGGTTCCAAGTGGGGAGCTCTCTATCATGCccagcccctccctccctttcagaCCGGGATCCTCCCCCTTGCCCAAGTAGatctgaagaaaacagaaaatcctTCCTTTCCTCACTCCCTATGAGGCTATAATTTTTTGTGCTgcagacccagagaagttaaagcaggaagggaccttggagatcacctagtctaacctcattttacagaggcagacaaaggcccagagaaaggaaatggctTGCCTGGGATTACCCAGCTAGTAAATTAAAAAGAcagaatctgaatccaggtttgtttgtttttgacatttattcTTGGAACAAGATGGGGAAATAAAAACCAGCAGTTGTTTTATTACTGATAGAGATCTCCCCACATTTGCCCAGAGAGAGCATGGGCCGTACCAGGCCCTTGCCTCCTCATCCGGTTTTATCAGCCACACTGCCTAGAGCTCCTCCCAAGGAAGCCCCCGATGCAGGGCCAGACTAACCTTCAGACCACTCCACTTGAGCCATGTGTCGCCCTGGCTCTGCAGCCTCCCAGGACTCCCTACAGACAGCTTCCTCGACCTTTCCTCCCAGTTCTCCTGTGTGGGCTCTGGCTCCCCTACAATGAGGATGATTCTCCCATCCATCCTTTAAGTTTTCCTGCTTCTGTCCAAGGGTTCACACTTCTCCTCCTCACCCCGAATGTCCTCCTGCCATGGCTGCTGTCCCTCTCCTTCCCGGTCCATCTCCAACATCACCTCCTTTGGGAAGCCTGTCCTGATGCCATTcagcaagaagaaaaaaggcCTTTCCTACTTCTGAATGGCCACAGAACTGTGGCTGGCTTTCTCTTATGACCAGTGTCACAATCTCCCTTCCTGTGTAATTATCTGTATCCATTGATCCCCTCTGCAGAGAGTGAATTGGGGGAGGTTGATCTCCGTTCCTTCTTGGCTCGCCTCAGCAGAGTCCCATACAGAGGAGGAGTTCAGGAAATGTTTGGTGAATGAGTGAATGAGGAAGAggcagaagggaagagaatggatCAGACAAGATCCCACAGCCCTGGAGAACTGTGCAGTATGCCTTAATCATACCAGAACTCATTCTTCCCAAAAGAACATTTGGCACTTCACCCTTCTTAGCACTGGGAGAGGCCTCAGAGATCAAAAAGATTCCCAGCCTGTTGGAGCCAGGAGGAACCTTTGACATGATTGAGTCCAATCTCATTTTTCCTAAGAGGAAAGTAAGATCCAGAGAGAAGAACGGTTCCCACAGTCAATGAACAGCAGAATCAGCACTTGAACCCAGGTGTTCTGCCTCCAAGCCCAAAGCCCCTTGTGGTGAGTCTATTTTACAGCCTCCCTAGCTGCTATTTAGACAGTGGTAAAAGATCCTCAGTGACAGGGATCCCACTACTCCTTGGGGCAGCCTATTCTGCTGGATCATTCTATTCATTAGAAAATACTTgcacaagaatgtttgtggcagccctctttgtagtggccagaaactggaacctgagtggatgcccctcaattggagaatggttgggtaaattgtggtatatgaataatatggaatattactgttctgtaagaaatgaccaacaggatgatttcagaaaggcctggagagacttacacgaactgatgctgagtgaaatgagcaggaccaggagatcattgtacaaggcaacaagaagactatatgaggatatattctgatggacctggccatcttcagcaatgagataaaccaaatcagttccaatggagcagtaatgaactgaaccagctacacccagtgaaagaactctgggagatgactatgaacaattacattgaattcccaatccttatactTTTGCCCACcagcatttctgatttccttcacaggctaaatgTACACTATTtcggagtccaattctttttgtacagcaaaataatggtctggacatgtatacttattttatatttaatttatactctaatatatttaacatgtattggtcatcctgccatctaggggagggggtggggggaaagaggggaaaaattggaacaaaaggtttggcaattgtcaattctgtaaaattacccatgcatataacttgtaaataaaaagctattaaaatttaaaaaaaaaaaaaagaaaagaaaatactggcACAAAACTgcagaaaaaattggaagacagTTTGGCAAAAAAATTAGGTTTCAATCAGTATCTTCCAAAGTCTACCACAATAAGTAACTAATGGCCACTCGCTTTAAGTGAAAGGCCAGTAAGTTCTCCGCATCTGCAGGATGAATGGCAGGACCAGGCCGGAAATGACCtaatagattttcattttataaccTCCAGGACGGGGCCTAAGTACCTTCTGAACTGTGGGAGAATGGAACCTGTAAGAAGGATCCTCTGAAGAGACCAACTCCCAGTACCCTGGGGTTGCAACCATAAAACAGAGCCGGGCAAGAGCACAGGACGGAGGATCAGGACATGCAAAAGTCAGTGCAAGGGAAACATTTACCCAGGAAAAACTGGGAGACAGCtggtttcagatatttgaaggctgtcacaaggaagagaagaagactTTCTCTGATTGACCTCAGAAGGCCAAACAAGGAACAGTGGAAGGAAGCTAAAGATTCAGGGGAACATCACAGTGGTCTTCAAGTGTTTGAAGGCCATCATGAGGGGGAGGGATTAGTTTTGTGAGGTCAAAAGACAAGGAGCAATAAGGTAAATTTGGGCTGGCTGTTAAGTGACCACAAAGTAGAAGAGGCTGCTTTGCTTCTGGGGGTTTCATTCTCTTGGCCCCAGTGTCTGCCCAGCTCAGAGCCTGACACATGGCAGATGTTTATATATCATGATGATTGGGTGTCTGGGGCAAGGTGGAACTCCCTCTCACTGGGGGCCAGAGAATCCCAGATTTGGGGCTGAGTGAGGATTCAGAGGCCATTTCATTCaactttcccattttacagatgagaaaactgaggccaggaaAGGTTAAGTAACAAGAGGAAGATCAGACTGTAGAATCAAAGCCAGGATTTGATTCTACCCCTGTCCCCAGGGACACCCCATTCCCACTGTGCCACATGGAGGCTGGTTGAGTGTGCACGTATGTACTGTATGGAGTTGGGATGCCAGATTTCTGCTCTCCTCAATAGATATTCAGACATCCCTTTCCACCCTGAGATCCCATAACAGTGGAATAATAGCCACGTACAACTCAGCTAATGAACTCGTTAACTCCTCTACCTCCATTCTTACTCTGGGATCCAGCCAGAGTGTAAATACTGAACTCGACAAGGCTTTCTGTATCTCTAGTAGGTTTTCAGTAGTTCTGGGAAAGATCTGACGCTCCTTGTGCTTAAAGGCAAAGTCAGTGAGGATGAGGTCAGAGAACTTGAGTTTCAGGCCCAGCTTGGCCACAGTTGGCTTTGTGAATTTGGACAAggccctctcctcctccctggctgtgtttcctctcctgtaaaaggAAAAGCTTGGACACTAGGTGATCCCtaggattcttctttttttttttttttttaatagcctttaatttacaggatatatacatgggtaactttacagcattaacaattgccaaacctcttgttccaatttttcacctcttacccctccctaaatggcaggatgaccagtagatgttaaatatattaaaatataacttagatacacaataagtatacatgaccaaaacattattttgctgtacaaaaagaatcagactctgaattattgtacaattagcttgtgaaggaaatcaaagatgcaggtgtgcataaatatagggattgggaattcaatgtaatggtttttagtcatctcccagagttctttttctgggtatagctagttcagttcattactgctccattagaaatgatttggttgatctcgttgctgaggatggcctgatctatcaggactggtcatcatatagtattgttgttgaagtatataatgatctcctggtcctgccatttcacttagcatcagttgttaagtctctcaggcctttctgaaatcatcctgttggtcatttcttacagaacagtaatattccataattttcatataccacaatttattcagccattctccaactgatggacatccattcagtttccagtttctagccactacaaaaagggctgccacaaacattcgtgcacatacaggtccctttcccttctttataatctctttgggatataatcccagtagtaacactgctgatcCCTAGGATTCTTTAGGAGGAGCCTacaatcctttatttcattttgtcccaGGAGGACTTGAGAAGAAACCAGGGGTGTGCTAAAGCCAACTTGAccatgattgttaaatttttcaggGTGAGCGCTGACACCTTGAAAGTGAGCAAACTACAAATCAGGACGAGATTTCCTTATTGTGAGGACTCTTacaagaaagtgatggagaaaaaaataatgcagtTGAAATTTCAAAGTGTCCTGCATTTtttggagagctggttgttaaatattaaGCAGCACCCTTCATGGCAGTGGCTCCAGAAGCTTGGCAACAGGCCGAGAGAAGAGCAGAGGTTCTCCTGTGGCAGGCAGTAAGTGAGGAGGAGATGTGGTAGTCCAAGTAAGTAAAGGAGACTTGTCTTATCATCTCTCTCTTTTACCTCCCTAACGTCTCTTTCAtcatcccttcttctcttcctgaaCAAGCCTCTACCACAGTTCAGGTCTTCATTGCCAGAGCTTCCTAACTGCTTCCCTGACTCTAGATTCTCTCCTCTCCAGTCTGTCCATACAACTGCCAAATGGATAATCCTGAAACACAGATCTGACCACCTCACTtctctactcaaaaatcttcaggggTTCCCCATTGTCTTTGTCCTCAGCTGGTCATTTAAAACTCCCGGTCTGCTCTTGAGTTCTGATTACACATTATTCCCTTTCACACACTCTCTGTGCCAGCCAGACCGGCCTGGTAGCTCTTCTCCATTTCCAACATTGCAtccttttgggggggaggggctgctcATCTGGAATGAAGAGCTTTCACCTCTTTCTTAGCTTCCTTTAGAGCGTGGCTCAGGGGATACTTTCCTCTGACCCTTCCTTTTAGCATCCCTTAGCCTTCCCCTGGGGGTGCTGGACCCaggtgactctggaggagagagtgaggctgctgattttgcacagctctgctcacttaaatccaattcacttgcaagtcaagacatggccctcctgatgtcactggtccCCTTTGAGAAAGAAAGACCGAAAATAACATCCCTCTCCTAGCTTTAGCGTCCTTTCCCTCCCGAGAGTAGTTTGAATTATTTATCTCTCTGGTTTATGCCAAGGAGCCAGGTAAACCTGGGGACAAAAAGGGCGGGGCAGTGGGTGGCTCCCAGGCCATGATTGGGGGGCAGGGCCTGCAGAGGTCAGAGGGGACAGGAGATACAGGGAAAGTAACACGGGCCGGTCTCTTCAGCCAATTCGGCAATTCCGTTTAGTAGATCAAACAGCCATTTATGAAGGGCCTTCTGCGTGCCAAgacctgtgctaagcacttgggattcaaaataaaaaatgaaagtcttGGTCTCAAAGAGCTTCTATTCTGAGTTTTCCTCTTGGCAGGAAGAGAAGAGATTCTCCTCCACGGGGCAGAGGACCCCGGTTTCACCCATCTCTACTGGGGCCCCAGCTCCCACTGGAGTGAGTCACAGGACCCTCCCAAACCAATGAACAAAACTGTCCGAAGTCTAGCCAGAGGAGTCAGATTCCCCCTCTCCATGGCTCCCTGCCTGGAGCTGTGCAGGGCCGCCAGCCCCCACCTGCAGGCCTCTGGTCTCCTGGGAAGACCACAGGCTAACAGCCACAGCTCTGTGATGCCTTAGGAGTGCAAAAGCACGTTAcacaggtgggggggggggggcggatcTCGTCTGAACTTGACCTCTCTGAAGTCGGCTATCGCAGGAGATAACACTACAAATGAGagctgaggaagctgaggctgggATTCAAACCCTGCTTTTCCTgcctctaaccctaaccctctgGCATCCTGCACTCGGCCCGCGCTGCCTTGACAGGAGTGTGCAGGGAGCACTTTGCAAAGCTTAGCCCCgaaagcctcagccagggaggcTGCCTTCACGCCTCCCCTGGCTCAGGCCCTTTCactttacagaaggggaaactgagaagCCGGGGGTTGTGCTTGGCTGCCACTGTTGGAAGCGTCTCGGGGCTTGGACATCCGATCCCTTGACTCTAAGCCTGTCTGCTTCTCTGTACACCGGCCTGCTTTGCCCCCGCTGGGCCTCAGAAGAGGCCCCTGGGGCCCTGGTGGGGCCCCAAGTACTTCAGGGCAGATTCCTGGGAAGGACTCACCTTGACCCCAATTTCCTGGCCCTCTTTGCCATCACCAGCCTGCACTTCAATGAGCGTATACTTGCCCGACTGGGCCACAAAATTGTCCCGATCAGC of the Sarcophilus harrisii chromosome 1, mSarHar1.11, whole genome shotgun sequence genome contains:
- the PARP3 gene encoding protein mono-ADP-ribosyltransferase PARP3, with protein sequence MAPKRKAASESTGSSKKKEKSEVEDGFHSAKEALKAAPKETRKARVDSMCPLSSKPNVQVYGDYDCTLNQTNIGNNNNKFYIIQLLDENGSYHSWNHWGRVGEKGQSKLQSFSSLDEAKRDFEKKFWDKTKNRWADRDNFVAQSGKYTLIEVQAGDGKEGQEIGVKVDRVDGVQAIRQKVKPCTLDSATQELVSLIFSHDMFNDAMKTMNLDVKKMPLGTLSKQQIAKGFEALEALEAALQKSADAKELEELSSCFYTIIPHNFGRTRPPPINSQEILQAKKDMLLVLADIELAQALKAGQEEEEQKIKVEEVPHPLDRDYGLLRCQLQLLETDTHEYKLIEIYLKKTGWPHLRLLHVWKINREGEGERFRAHTDLENRRLLWHGTNVAVVAAILKSGLRIMPHSGGRVGQGIYFASENSKSACYVGCTSQKISLMFLSEVALGLEYRITQDDCSLRQPPPGFHSVIAQGQTEPDPSQDVALELEGHKVMVPQGPPVPMPDFRGSSFFQSEYLIYKESQCRLRYLLQLHF